Proteins from a single region of Echeneis naucrates chromosome 14, fEcheNa1.1, whole genome shotgun sequence:
- the ppm1e gene encoding protein phosphatase 1E isoform X1, with translation MMAGSAAEEKTFRRFLELFLREMRMPLQDTDPVPMRPLTDLVSQDEVEGECIDLCLQHLYKYNCPCSLAAALARATADSVLKADLSIHHLIKAVEDGADPLPRESSAVGEMEAVKLARLVFNRLFEMCVLWLKEFPFRCRPQPYYETSIHAIKNMRRKMEDKHVIIPDFNTLFNVQDQEEQAFFAVFDGHGGVDAAIYAANHLHVNLARQESLRQDPGDALRRAFKLTDERFVKKASRENLRCGTTGVVTFLRGQTLHVAWLGDSQVILVRRGQVVELMKPHKPDREDEKQRIEALGGCVIWFGTWRVNGSLSVSRAIGDSEHKPYICGDADHNIFPLDGSEDYLILACDGFWDTVGPDEAVRVVSDHLQENAGDTSMVAHKLVASARDAGSSDNITVIVVFLRDPRSPPPTSTEDEEEGVVEGEVEEEEEEAEVEEEEQEEEEEEDEVVRAERDGGEGGSTADIGGKGRGGWPLQQCSAPADLGYEDRTDSFTDRTSLSLLGPSLEGRISLIRGSWLPCSNVSPNLFTPPHIYQEERPLRRRSCIPFQEASISSFTDPLWPQTAMLLGQAVRRSRRPGYGSRAWSRRWPGRSRELLGLSTSGHLLPNVQRYSNRKPGVAVAQLPYDATI, from the exons TAACTGTCCGTGCTCCCTGGCTGCAGCCTTGGCCAGAGCCACAGCAGACAGCGTCCTGAAGGCTGACCTTTCCATCCACCACCTTATTaaagctgtagaagatggagCTGACCCACTACCACGTGAGTCCTCGGcagttgggg aaatGGAAGCTGTGAAGCTGGCCCGGCTGGTGTTTAACAGACTGTTTGAGATGTGCGTCCTCTGGCTGAAGGAGTTTCCCTTCCGCTGCCGTCCACAGCCATACTATGAAACTTCCATCCACGCCATCAAGAACATGAGGCGTAAGATGGAGGACAAGCACGTCATCATCCCTGACTTCAACACGCTGTTCAATGTTCAG GATCAGGAAGAACAGGCtttctttgctgtgtttgatgGTCACGGTGGTGTGGATGCTGCCATTTATGCCGCCAATCACCTTCACGTCAACTTAGCTCGTCAGGAGTCCTTAAGACAGGACCCCGGCGACGCACTCCGCAGGGCCTTCAAACTCACTGATGAACGCTTTGTGAAGAAAGCCTCACGGGAG AACCTGCGCTGTGGCACCACAGGTGTGGTGACCTTCCTCCGGGGACAGACTTTGCATGTGGCCTGGCTGGGAGATTCCCAGGTCATCCTGGTCAGGAGAGGACAAGTTGTGGAGCTGATGAAACCACATAAACCAGACAGAGAG GATGAGAAACAGAGAATCGAGGCTTTGGGCGGCTGTGTGATCTGGTTCGGCACATGGAGGGTCAATGgcagtctgtctgtgtccaGAGCAATAG GGGACTCAGAGCATAAACCCTACATCTGTGGTGATGCAGACCATAACATCTTCCCACTGGACGGTTCAGAAGACTACTTGATTCTGGCCTGTGATGGCTTCTGGGATACAGTGGGTCCAGATGAGGCGGTGCGGGTAGTGAGTGATCATCTCCAGGAGAACGCCGGAGACACCTCGATGGTGGCGCACAAGCTGGTGGCCTCTGCCCGTGACGCGGGATCTAGTGATAATATCACTGTGATAGTGGTCTTCTTGCGGGATCCACGCTCCCCACCACCTACGAGCACCGAGGACGAGGAAGAGGGAGTggtggagggagaggtggaggaggaggaggaggaagccgaggtggaagaggaggagcaagaggaagaggaggaggaagacgaggtAGTTAGGGCAGAGCGGGATGGTGGTGAGGGAGGCAGCACTGCGGACATTGGGGGGAAGGGTCGCGGAGGGTGGCCCCTACAGCAGTGCTCTGCCCCTGCTGACCTCGGCTATGAAGACCGAACGGACTCGTTCACGGACAGAACTAGTCTCAGCTTGCTGGGGCCGTCGCTGGAGGGCCGCATCTCCCTGATCCGGGGCTCATGGCTGCCCTGCTCCAACGTTAGCCCCAACCTCTTCACACCCCCCCACATCTACCAAGAAGAACGCCCACTGAGGCGCAGGTCCTGTATCCCTTTTCAGGAGGCCAGCATCTCTAGCTTCACGGACCCACTCTGGCCACAGACAGCCATGCTGTTAGGCCAGGCAGTGAGACGAAGCCGCAGACCTGGTTACGGTAGTCGCGCATGGAGCCGGAGGTGGCCAGGCAGATCCAGGGAGCTGCTAGGCCTGTCAACATCTGGCCACCTGCTGCCCAACGTGCAGCGCTACTCCAACCGGAAGCCTGGAGTGGCGGTGGCTCAGTTGCCCTATGATGCCACCATCTGA
- the ppm1e gene encoding protein phosphatase 1E isoform X2 — MMAGSAAEEKTFRRFLELFLREMRMPLQDTDPVPMRPLTDLVSQDEVEGECIDLCLQHLYKYNCPCSLAAALARATADSVLKADLSIHHLIKAVEDGADPLPQMEAVKLARLVFNRLFEMCVLWLKEFPFRCRPQPYYETSIHAIKNMRRKMEDKHVIIPDFNTLFNVQDQEEQAFFAVFDGHGGVDAAIYAANHLHVNLARQESLRQDPGDALRRAFKLTDERFVKKASRENLRCGTTGVVTFLRGQTLHVAWLGDSQVILVRRGQVVELMKPHKPDREDEKQRIEALGGCVIWFGTWRVNGSLSVSRAIGDSEHKPYICGDADHNIFPLDGSEDYLILACDGFWDTVGPDEAVRVVSDHLQENAGDTSMVAHKLVASARDAGSSDNITVIVVFLRDPRSPPPTSTEDEEEGVVEGEVEEEEEEAEVEEEEQEEEEEEDEVVRAERDGGEGGSTADIGGKGRGGWPLQQCSAPADLGYEDRTDSFTDRTSLSLLGPSLEGRISLIRGSWLPCSNVSPNLFTPPHIYQEERPLRRRSCIPFQEASISSFTDPLWPQTAMLLGQAVRRSRRPGYGSRAWSRRWPGRSRELLGLSTSGHLLPNVQRYSNRKPGVAVAQLPYDATI, encoded by the exons TAACTGTCCGTGCTCCCTGGCTGCAGCCTTGGCCAGAGCCACAGCAGACAGCGTCCTGAAGGCTGACCTTTCCATCCACCACCTTATTaaagctgtagaagatggagCTGACCCACTACCAC aaatGGAAGCTGTGAAGCTGGCCCGGCTGGTGTTTAACAGACTGTTTGAGATGTGCGTCCTCTGGCTGAAGGAGTTTCCCTTCCGCTGCCGTCCACAGCCATACTATGAAACTTCCATCCACGCCATCAAGAACATGAGGCGTAAGATGGAGGACAAGCACGTCATCATCCCTGACTTCAACACGCTGTTCAATGTTCAG GATCAGGAAGAACAGGCtttctttgctgtgtttgatgGTCACGGTGGTGTGGATGCTGCCATTTATGCCGCCAATCACCTTCACGTCAACTTAGCTCGTCAGGAGTCCTTAAGACAGGACCCCGGCGACGCACTCCGCAGGGCCTTCAAACTCACTGATGAACGCTTTGTGAAGAAAGCCTCACGGGAG AACCTGCGCTGTGGCACCACAGGTGTGGTGACCTTCCTCCGGGGACAGACTTTGCATGTGGCCTGGCTGGGAGATTCCCAGGTCATCCTGGTCAGGAGAGGACAAGTTGTGGAGCTGATGAAACCACATAAACCAGACAGAGAG GATGAGAAACAGAGAATCGAGGCTTTGGGCGGCTGTGTGATCTGGTTCGGCACATGGAGGGTCAATGgcagtctgtctgtgtccaGAGCAATAG GGGACTCAGAGCATAAACCCTACATCTGTGGTGATGCAGACCATAACATCTTCCCACTGGACGGTTCAGAAGACTACTTGATTCTGGCCTGTGATGGCTTCTGGGATACAGTGGGTCCAGATGAGGCGGTGCGGGTAGTGAGTGATCATCTCCAGGAGAACGCCGGAGACACCTCGATGGTGGCGCACAAGCTGGTGGCCTCTGCCCGTGACGCGGGATCTAGTGATAATATCACTGTGATAGTGGTCTTCTTGCGGGATCCACGCTCCCCACCACCTACGAGCACCGAGGACGAGGAAGAGGGAGTggtggagggagaggtggaggaggaggaggaggaagccgaggtggaagaggaggagcaagaggaagaggaggaggaagacgaggtAGTTAGGGCAGAGCGGGATGGTGGTGAGGGAGGCAGCACTGCGGACATTGGGGGGAAGGGTCGCGGAGGGTGGCCCCTACAGCAGTGCTCTGCCCCTGCTGACCTCGGCTATGAAGACCGAACGGACTCGTTCACGGACAGAACTAGTCTCAGCTTGCTGGGGCCGTCGCTGGAGGGCCGCATCTCCCTGATCCGGGGCTCATGGCTGCCCTGCTCCAACGTTAGCCCCAACCTCTTCACACCCCCCCACATCTACCAAGAAGAACGCCCACTGAGGCGCAGGTCCTGTATCCCTTTTCAGGAGGCCAGCATCTCTAGCTTCACGGACCCACTCTGGCCACAGACAGCCATGCTGTTAGGCCAGGCAGTGAGACGAAGCCGCAGACCTGGTTACGGTAGTCGCGCATGGAGCCGGAGGTGGCCAGGCAGATCCAGGGAGCTGCTAGGCCTGTCAACATCTGGCCACCTGCTGCCCAACGTGCAGCGCTACTCCAACCGGAAGCCTGGAGTGGCGGTGGCTCAGTTGCCCTATGATGCCACCATCTGA